From Deltaproteobacteria bacterium:
GATTGACCGGACGGCTTCCGCCTTGGTAATGTCTCCGGGGTTGCCGCCCGGAGGGTGATGTTGGGGAAGGACGACTGGAAGTACGACGAGGAACAGTGGGACGAGAAGGGGGAAGAGGAGGCGAAGGAGCTTCCCCCGCAGATCCAGTGCGCCCAGTGCCTCCACTGGGTGGATCGCGAGTCGCTCTACTGCCCGTGGTGCGGGAAGAAACTCCCCGAAATCCGACGGAAACCTTCTTCCTGAAAGATTCGTGTGTATTTATCCCTTGACACCGGGGGAGAGGCGTTGCTAAAGTGCCCGGTGTTGCAAATTTTGGGCTTTCGAAAGTCCAGGTTTGACAGCGTAATCCAGTCAGGAGGTACAAGGCAGTGGCACAAGGAACGGTGAAGTGGTTCAACGACGCGAAGGGGTACGGTTTCAT
This genomic window contains:
- a CDS encoding zinc ribbon domain-containing protein, which translates into the protein MMLGKDDWKYDEEQWDEKGEEEAKELPPQIQCAQCLHWVDRESLYCPWCGKKLPEIRRKPSS